The region CCCCACAGGTTGAGAATTTACTTGTGGTGATAGGTGACGCGGAAGTGATGGGTGGGGTCAGTAATAAACTGGTCAAACAAAGGTTTATGAATAGCTTGTGTTTATGAATCTCATTCAGTGCTTTCCCCAATGTTATTTTTCCAACAGCAGTGTTGAAGTGTACGGCTGGGTTCCaaatttcaatgtttttatgGTACCGACTGATATGCTTTGGTGTTAGAGAGTATTGAAAAATGTCTTGCCATTTGGTACCAAGTTTTCATACCTAAGGAGTGAATCTCTGGAGTGTGAGTGAGCCAATAAGCGTGCAGCATGCTTGCATCAAGGTCTAATAATGCAGGTAATTGGCTGTTATAGATCATAGAGGCATGCAGGAAAAACATTGGTTAGCTGCCGCTCTGCACTGCCAACTAGCCAGACTGGGTGTGCGATGGTGAGCAGTAGTGTTCATTCAGCAGTTGCTGTTGGTAAAGTTACTGTAGGAGCGTTGTACCCACCCTTCCAGTTCCCCCCAGGTTGCCCTGGTGAAGAGATCTGCTCACCCCTGTCAGTATTGTTAGCTCTGTTACCACAATTAGTGTGGCTCTGTTTTTGATGGGGCGGTCTGGCTTAGGAAGTAGAGTAGGGTTCTGGTAATTTGAAGGTTTCCAGTTTGATTCCAGCTTTTGTACAATTTTATGGACTGATATTATGTTATCAGACATCTCATAGTTGTGGTAAAAGggagccagggatcaaaccactgaccttctgattgagggacgaaCCTGAACCACAGCCGCCCACAACCAGTAACCAATGACAGACTACTAAACCGTGGTAATGTCTGGAGTGTTCGATATATATTCCTCGCTCATCCCGAACTCTTGCTGGCAAAAGTAGAGATGGCAACATTGACATTCAGACACACCTTGACGACAGCAACACTGCACTGAATCCCATTATTGCCAGCATCTTGTGCCATGCCATGACTGCTTTTCGCTGTGTCGAGCAAAGCACATGCACTGAACCTAGCAGGAAGTGCAGCTGAAATCACGTTGTGTCTGACAGAACCATGTGAACCATGTAATGACCCAGCAGACCTTCACTTTTGAATAACTGGAATCCAAGATTTTTTGGGCATCTGTGCTTTAAATTATTTAGCTGCTGGTTAATGTTTTGTTGAccaactaatcaattaaatcTTCTAATCTTTTTAGATGTAACTAATTGCTAttccaaatgtgtgtgtctatatccAGGGGTATATTTGGTACCTCTGGGCCTTATGCGGTACAACTGCAGTTCTTCTGTGATGTGACTTGATGCaaagagaaacagcagtgaGGAATTAAGGTTGTGGCATGGAAAAACTCATGACAGGAGCTTTAGCTCACTGTACCGTGGAAGATGCCCCAGTTCCGTGCCCATGCTGTAACTACAGCCATTGAATTGTAATTCCTGCTATAAAAATCTATAATGATGATCACATAGTCTGTATCAGAAAGGTGAAAGCAAATTTACTGCTCCATTTCATTAAGGTTTACTGGTAAATCTGAACCATATCTCTTCAAAACCAAACCCTGTTTTTGTAGTACAGTACAGCCAGTACACTTGGATTCCTATTTCTCAAggtgaatggaaaaaaaaaaagcacacccTGTGTTGGTTCTCTAGGAACCACTCTCCTCTTTGGCTACTGCTCACAATAAAGTGCTTACCCCATATCCTCCACTCTTTCTAATGGGTAGTAGAATTGCCAAGCCAGATGTTATCTCTCCCCGTATTATGTCAGGCAGGGCCAGGGGAATGATGGGTTGACCAGCCAGCCTTGTTGCGTTGTtgggaaagagagggggggggttagggttagggttagattGCAAGGTTTCTGAGTTCACAGTGTTTTGGGAGATGACAGTGGGAAGAGACACACATAGAGTGACACAAATTTTATCACTACTGTCATAGTAGTGATAAAATTTGTGTCACTCGCATGTCGGTGTCATTaacatgaccacacacacacacacacggatgccAGTAAACATAAGTCACAGCATCCTACATAGTTGAACCCAGAGAGGTGTCACGGTGCTGAGTTATATTTCCTACAggaaaaaagtaattataaaAGCTTGAGCTCAGAGAACGAtgccagagaggaagagggagggagtgaggaagTGGGAGAGGGTATCTGTGTTTCTGGCATGGGCTTTAAAGTGCTCAAATCTTTTGTTGCCTGACATTCTCAGGTACCATGGTTACATGTTAGTAGTGCACAGTTCAGCTCTATCTGCCTCATCAACACTTTGGTAGATAGCATTGAGCAGATACCTGTTTTTGTTGTAAGCATTCCTCTACAGTGCCCAGAGACATCCCTCAAGTCGTAGGGTGTGTCTCACATCTGTCATTAGTTCAGCAAGTAGTGAATCACCATACAGTGAATTAGATTTCAGACACTGATAAGGTCACTAATTTAATGAACAATGTGGCACTGAACAGCCATTAACTATACAGTTATGTGGAAGAACTTGAATGCCACATCAACCAGTTAACTCACTAATGTTTGATTGCTATCAGAACTCACTGATTGGAAGAATCAAACGTACTAATTAACATTATGAGATGAAGCTGTGTTTAACCTGCTATGACACCAGATATGTTGAAATGAAGTGCTTTATACAAGTTTTATAAAGTACAAAtcttcatattttattataatgtaTGTAATGATTGTATACTGCTCTAGAAAGTAATGTAATGTGCCATTTTGTACTAACAGGAAATGATCGAGTACAGGACTGACATTAGATGCATGTACCTTTTGAATGCCTCTGCCAGTTTCAAATACAGAAACTTAAAGGAATCGTTCGGACATTTATGGAAATGCATTCACTGTCTTGCAGGGAGATGAGATTAAAACCAGTCTCATCTGTCTCTTGAATATGTGGCCACAGCCAGTAAAAGGTTATATGCTGAAATTCCACTGGGCATATGTATGTCTTGTTCCAACTGCAGCCCAGTTTTGTTCCGTCCTCCATGTAGCTTCATACCTAGTTGGGAGTGTTTCAAAAGTGGAGCGTTTTGCCATGATGGCTTGCTCAGACTTTGTTGATTTTGTAATTTTCAGGCGTCTAACATGGACAtctgttttaattgtgtttattgtagATATTTCCTAGTTggttgtgctgtagcctacagactGGAGGCTAAAGTGACTTAAGTGCTAAAGGGCGTAAgtgttttttccacttccaAGATGAACCTTTAGTCatccatggtgttaaaaaatCCTCTGATGGGTTGACATCTGGTTTTGTGCCACCAGTTCTGCAATAAGGTTGTATACAACCGCAATTCCAAAAAGGTTGGGAggctgtgtaaaatgtaaataaaaacaggatgCATTTGCAAATCTCATCTTCATGGCAACAACGCCACCATTGTGTAGCATCCCCTCTTTTAACAACTGTCTGTAAGCATCTAGGAAGTGAGGAGACCAGAGTATTGAGAGAGGAATGTTGCCCCATTTTTGTCTGATGTAAGATTCTAGCTGCTCAACAGTCCTGGGTCGTCTTTGccagatttttcattttatgatgcgccaaatgttttctgttggtGAAAGGTCTGTACTGCAGGCCGGCCAGTTAAGCACCCGGACTCTTCAACTGCGAAGCCATGCTGTTGTGATGGATGCAGTATGTGGTTTAGCATTGTCTTGCTGAAATATGCAAGGCCTTCCCTGAAAGAGACGCCTGGATGGCAGCATTTGTTGTTCTAAAACCGTACTTTTCAGCACTGATAGTGCCTTTCCAGATGTGTAAACTGCCCACGCCATAGGCACTAATGCAACCCTATACCATCACAGATGCAGTAACTGTTCGTTGCTAACAAGCCAGATGGTCCCTCCTCTCTTAAGTCCACAGGACACGGTGTCCGTGGTTTccaaaaagaatttaaaattgGTGAACCTTTGCTCATCGTTTCTTCTGAAAGACTCTGCCTCtctaaaatgcttttttttaagtcaGTCATGTTACTGAACTGTTGCCTATTGTCTGTTGCAAAATGCTTTTCCAGCTGTTTCTTATTAGTACCACTTACTTTTCCAGCCTTTTGTTGCCCCTGTCCCAACTTTTTTTGAGATGTGTTGCTGTcatcaaattcaaaatgagcttacatttttttcatgaaatggtAAAATGTCTCACTTTGTCTTACATCTGATATGTTGTCTATTGTTCTATTGAAATATGAGTTTATGAGATTTGCAAAtcattgcattttgttttaattgacaTTTTACACAGCGTTCCCAACTTTCTTGGATTTGTGGTTGTACAATGAGGGGTCTGCACAGGTTGTCAAGATTGACCAGATTTTTATTACCGTTTTTCTGTGACTTCCCCagttttttttgtggatttaGGGATTATTGTCTACCCTTTCATGTGaactcacttttgtttttgcctctAAATAAGTGGTTTTGATAATATAACTAAATTGAAGGGTAAAGTTCAGCCAAAACATAAATCCATATTGGGAGGGATAATTCCCTCTGCCAAAATAATAATTCACACCTACAAAAAACATCACACTCATCAGATCATCAGCCAGCACACAACAATACATTTAAACTTCCAGACATGTCAACTCCCAGGATAAAATTTGATTGAATGTCAGATACAATTACAAAAATAGATACAGGAGCATTTGAGTGAAATGGAAATGTCACTCAAATGAGAGACAAAGAACTTGATTTTGTCTTAACAGTGtttaagaagaaaaagtaaGTTTAAATTACAATATTAAACCTTTCtgagacttttctggtgtttgtgtttgatgtcaTCAATTCCCAGCGCATAAATGTGTGCATCATGTGGACATACCTGAATCTTTCCGTTTGGGAGACTTCAGTGTGAACATCAAAACCACTGCCTTACGCAAACACAGGAAGCCATGTGTGGTCCAGTTGTGGTCTCCATGTTACGTTAGTACACAGGTTAAACAGTAGTTTGCCTCAGTTTAAactggacttttttttgtttagtgaGTTTTTTAATGCTGTTCTCTTGGAAGtgagtttcaaaataaaggagGCTTCTTGACATTGAAGTGCAGGGCCTGAATTGTTGGAAGAGGTTTTGTGTGTACAGCATGAGTCACAGTTGGTGGTGTGTCTTCAGTAGACAACTAGGTATATATCATTGAGGCCTCTGCCCATCCACTAATCCTCTCCCACACCTCCGCCTCccttgtctctttctctccagcctAGTATAATATCTAGCTGGTCTCAGACACATTCATCTGCCCCCTGAGTGGCTTCTTACAGATTAACAGTGGATGGAGTTTGGAGGCTGCAACCTCTCACTGATCACTCAGCTTTTAACTTGGACCAGATCTGTATGTTAACAGCATCGCTGTAGACTTTGAGACCTGCATGGAAGTTGCGTTAAGATCTGCTAAGAGACAGAAACCAGCAGAGGTGTGGCGATTAGTTACTGATGATCCAGCGCTCAGGGAAGGCCGTGGTGACTGTGGTTTGTCCAGGAGATGCATGAAGGAGCACTGGTATGTTCCTGTACAAAGCCCTTAAAcacagagatgaagaggaagacatCCAGGTACATGCTCAATGGCTCAGTTTCCCTGGTCAAGTGGTGGTATGACCTGTTTGTTTATGCTTCTGTAAAACTGCCATTTGTTTTAGGCAGCATTGAACCTGGAGCACTATGGTGGGACTCATGGCACCTGCGATAGGTGCCTGCAGTGCTGGATAAGataactgattgattgaaatgCTTAGTAACTTCTGTTTCTAGTCTGTGTATATTGAAGTGCATGTAAAGATTGACAAGTTAGCTCCAGCAGAAAATGACTTGGTGGTTAACTGCCTGGTTcacaacatttccattttttgtaGTAATACTATTGTTTGAATTTCAGGAATAATTGAAACGCTATGGTGCAAAGCAGGTGATGTTGTGTGCAGGTTTCCCTCTTTGTGCTCGGAAGGATTAATGGTGCTTATCGCTCACGGGTCCCTCTGAGCTGGGGAACAATAAAGCATGAGACATTAATTGAAAATTCCTGTGACATAaatccgttttttttttaagtagtgATGCTGAATGAGACTTTTTTTATTGCAGTGTGTAACATTGGCAGCCACCTGTAGCTGATGTGCGTCCTTAACTGTTGTCCTAATTTCATGTAgtaaatctttatttttgtatttattaaacCTTCTAATCCCTCTCATTTTCATGGACTAAATCCTGGATTATGGGGTTACAAACCCCTTTCAGGATGTTTTAGGAATGCATTATTTTTAGAGAAAGTAGTTCTAACTGAAGTAAAACAGACAATGGTTTTATCCCCATGTTCTTTTTACATGCTGTCCTTGACTTTGTGAAACCACAATGGATATAATGTCACCGTTTGTCCAAACAAAAAAGTACTCTACTGAGGAGCATTGTTTTTGACATCCTTGGGACAATTTGCTTAGCAGATTGAATTCATTAAATGCAAACATAATAAATCTGTAAACACAAATACGAGAAGCATCAGCTGATGGCCACTGCTCACGATACGCTactgtttctctttgttcacAGTCCCAGAAACCCTGGATAGAAAGCACTTTCACCAAGAGGGAATGTGTGTACATACTTCCAGTGTCAAAGGACCCCCACAGGTATGTGCTTGCAACATAAGACGCACTGTACTGAGCCATGGTGATAGCCATGGAAACAGTGTAattgcatggtgtgtgtgtgtgtgtgtgtgtgtgttaaagcagGCCAAAGCCCTAACCACTATTCTCCAAAGAGTAAATGAGTCTGTTTCTGCATAATTGTATTGTTTATGTCCATCACTATAATTACAGTGTTATGATACGCAGGGTCATCACTTGTCTTCAGTGTCTCTTATCTACTTctagtgtttttttaatacatttcattcAGTCTGCTATTTTAGGAAGTTTAGATTTCATCATTCAGATGGCCCACAAGATTCAGTGAAATCTGAATGCCATTTTAAgtgatttgttttcatgtgtaaacgtttatttcctgtgtgtgaatgtgaagaacTGATGCAGATGGTCCTTTGTCAAATGCAGTAGAATTTCTCTGCAGACTTACTGGAATCTTACAAAGCGGTGTTAAAACTGTATGAAAGGCCTCTTGTGGGCTCAACACGAAATAGCTCAACTAAAGGAACAGCAGCTGGTATAATGGTCATCCAGTtataaagaaatagaaaaaagacagaacCAACATTCTTGGTAATTCAGTAGTGAGTTGTTTCCCACAGCATACATTTATTGTTTAACCACTTTGTGTGTaagctttttctgtttttagttaCACTTTCAAGAAGTTGcattccttcctttcttctggTGAACTCACAATGATACTATGTcgttcactgtgttttcttttacatcaaTGATTTGCTAGTGGCATCTCTCTCCTAACTGCAGTGCGTGCTGCTGCTCAATGATGATTCTGTGTTGTTAGTGAACATGGACCCATTTAACTTTGGGCCCAATGCCTGCATGTGATTGTGATCAAAGTGAGAGTCCCTTTGGCAGGTTTCATAACGCTCTCTTGGTTAACGGCAAATCTAATCAGGCTGCTTGCCCAGCTGACCGATAATCTACCTTAATGCGACTGAGAACTTCCTTCTCACTAGGAGAGATGAGACTATTAGAACTGTCTTTGTATCTTTGCAAATGTAGTTCACATTTCGGTGATccatatttatttgaatttaaatcaataattaattatgTTGCAATTATGTTGTTGACATTTCTTCCAGATGCCTTCCAGGATGCCAAATTTGCCAACAGCTAGTGCGGTGAGTATTTGTTTGGCTCATTCTTTGTTACCTGACAGGATTAGCTTGAGATAATTCATGCTAACTGTTTAGTTTATACcagaaaaattattttctggtataaaaaatctattttacatTGCAGTTCCACTGAAAAGTAGCACTGCTTAGGAAAAAATTAGTTTCTAGGCTTTGTGTGTCAGGATGCATTTTCTTAGAGGGGATGACTTCTAGGTGAATGCCATTTCATTTCAGGtcatttttagtttcttttagTGTCGCTTAGTCTGAAGagagtaaaaatgtatttcttaagTGTTTGCGGAAGAGTACCAGAAACTAATATTCATGATATGTGATACAGATTCTTAATCTGTCTaccatgttttaaattttaCTTACAGCAATTATAAATGTGTTCTAAACTAAGCGTAATTTAAATGTACTGTTGATATTCTGGGTTATCTGCTGCGTTCTATAGCTTTGCTACAATGATAAATAGAACCGAATAAGTTTATTATTACACTATAATTTAAAAGTGATTCTATTCACCCTCAAGGTGCTGCTGTGGGCGGCTGGTGCGGCAGCATGTTGGCTTCACAGCCAGCTTGGCCATGAAGTACTCGGACGTGAAGCTGGGTGAAAACCCCAACCTGTCCTTGCCTGCAGTGGAGGAGTGgtcagtggaaaaacacacagaggcgaGCCCCACTGACGCCTATGGTGTTGTCAACTTCCAGGGAGGGTCTCACTCTTACAGAGCCAAGGTAGGAGGGCAAATTCTTCCCTGCTGGAGGGCATGTTTTTtcatagaaaaagaaagcatgTGATGTAACTGTGATATGGGTTGTGGGAAAATGATCGTGCACAGTTATTTGAAGGTATTTTCAGGTGCTTTCCTACATACGAAATCTACATTAAACAAATTTAAGTAATTAAAAGGTAGATTGAAAtgatttcaagcaaaaatgccaaactatcaatggtttcagcttctcaaattgGAGGTTATGTAGTTTTCCTCTGCTTTATACGTTCATGTGAACATTCTGTTCTTGTGTGGACAGTATGTGCGTTTGTCACACGACTCACGGCCAGAGAGTATACTGCGGCTGATGCTGAAGGAATGGCATATGGAGCTTCCGAAGATCCTCATCTCTGTCCATGGAGGAGTTCAGAACTTTGAGCTGCACCCACGCATCAAGCAGGTGGTCGGCAAGGGCCTCATCAAAGCTGCAGTTACCACTGGAGCCTGGATTCTCACTGGAGGGGTCAACACAGGTGTGTAGTCAGACTACAGAATATTTTAGGCAGATATCCTGTGGATATGATTCTTAAatctacaaaaagaaaataaaataaatgtatgccATGGAGCTACATTCCTTGCCAATGGGTGCACAGATTTCCTTGAAAAAGCAGGTCTGAAACTGATTTTGATAAAAACTTGCTCAAACTGGTTTGAGgtgttttgtcattgtttgaactgaaaaatgacagacaaacaaaggtTTGTCATGGGGAACTAATGGCATATCGGAGTAAAACTGAGTGTTGAACTGCTTTTTGAGTAGTAAAGAATTGTCATTGTTGTTGAATAGATATGTCAGCAAAATAACTTACTTTTCACCACTGCTTCCTTACAGATTCCCGAAATGAACATACTTACattgtgcacaaacacacttctgtCAGTGTGATGCGCTCATCTAGCAGAAGTTGTAATACCGGGCTCTAAGCGTGTCATTTGCCCATGTGTCGTGGGCGAGGTGTGTCTGGAGCCACAGCCTGGGGGTTAAGATCGTGTGGTCTGATCATAATGTTTAAATCATTACTTACAGGGTCAATTACCCAGACCAGTGATTACTGTTAATGCCTCTCTGGCACCTTGGGCAGTTGGGACAGTCTACTGGCTCACAATTTACTGCTGAATGGATTGTGGTTCACAAACAACCTCAGGACTAATGCACTTGTTGTGGACTTGCCCCATATGCAGCATTTTGGTCACAGAAACTCCGGTGTTTTGGCTCTTTGTTTTGCATGATAATGTGAACCACAGTATCTAGCACACTTTTCCTGGTCAGAGATTTATACTGAATGTAGACATTAACGGCTCCGTTTTAGTATTTAATTGCCTGTCAgaattttacatgtaaatgacAACGGTTAAGTAGAAATAAAACTTGATGAATGAAAGTGTATTGATTGTTTCATGCAACCCTCACAAAGGTGTGGCGAAGCATGTGGGAGATGCTCTCAAAGAGCACTGTTCAAGATCATCAAAGAAAATTTGCACTATTGGGATTGCACCCTGGGGAGTCATCGAAAACAGGAATGATCTCATCGGCAGAGACGTAAGACACTCTCACAATCTTATTTGTAACTGCACGTCAAGATTATGTCTGGATTGTTTTGTTGAGATAAAGaagtaatttttgtttttttgtttgttttttttctcttcatttctctcccaTCCTTTTCCCTTTTACGGCCCTCTCATGTCAACACTGCAGATAATAGCTCCGTATCAGACGCTGCTGAACCCTCTCAGCAAACTAAATGTTCTCAACAACCTGCATTCCCATTTCCTCCTTGTGGATGATGGGACAGTGGGCAAGTATGGTGCTGAGGTCAAACTGCGGCGGGACCTGGAGAAGCACATCAACCTCCAAAGAATACATGCACGTAAGAAATCCAAACGCTTTTTGTTGTTTAGATTCCTTAGAATCAAGACATTATATGGTGTCACTTTAGATCTACGATTGTAGCCTGGCAATGTTCTTCTGAGCTACTGCAGTgacattgtttgtgtgtcttagGAAGCCGAAAGCTCACCTTAcagtgtcattaaaaaaaaaaacttttgccAACTTGAATTTATTTTGGTCCGTTAAATACTAATAGTCGGAGCTGGTTAACAAAACACTCAATGTGCAGGTAATCGTAGTGTTTAGTAGAACTTGTGTGTGAATACCACTTAATTTGGGGTCAGGTAAGCTATTCGGATGTTTGGGACACAATTTAAAATTTCTGAAAGTCATGCATAATGTTTTGTGATAAAATCCTATCTTGAATTTCCTTTAGGTTAATagaaattcaaataataatttgtatAGGTTGCCAGTGAAGTGTCATGTGGGTTGGGTTGGGAAGTCAGACTCAGGTAGTTCAACCACTAAAACCTGACACCACACGGTAACAGCCAAAATGTCTAGTGGTGATGTGGCTGACAGTTTATTTAACTAACTCCAATGTTAGACATGATGTGTGAATTATGGTCACATGCACTTTATATAGGACCAAACTCGTAGGTGTAATCAGCATGAAGTCAGTGCCTGCTGGAAACTAGGTGATAACGAGGCAGCCAttatcatctctccctctcacaaaCCGTTGCTTGGGTGGAGCTGTGTTATGTGAATGACAGTGGAGCTcaaaggaataataataataataataataatgcattttatttgtagtgctctttacattagcaaatctcaaagtgctacataaaACGCCAATAGGCAAATCAACAATTGAAAAATCAGTCAGCatcataaaaacagagagaataaTCTTATGTAGTAAAGTTAAACTTTAAACAACCTCTGTCTTCTTTGTTGTAGGAATTGGTCAGGGTGTTCCTGTTGTGGCTCTCATCTTTGAGGGGGGTCCCAATGTGATCCTGACCGTGCTGGAGTACCTTCAGGAGAGCCCTCCTGTCCCAGTGGTGGTGTGTGAGGGGACTGGCCGTGCTGCTGACATACTGGCCTATGTCCACAAACAGACCGAGGATGGAGGGTAAGAAACATGCATAAATGCAAAAGACAGGGGTGGGGGCCGGAAAGAATGTGATGGCGGTGGTTGGTGTGCTAAAGCTAAATCTTTCTAAATACTGGTTTATTGGTAGGAAAAGAAGGAATGAATGGTGAAACAATAATGTTTAGTATGAAGTGCCCTgcagagaattaaagaaaactgAGTAAAATCAAGtgtttcaataaatatttagaGATGTGACTAAAAATAGTAGTTGAAAATGACAGCATGATGCTGTCCACGATGAATGATGTACAATGTTGTGGACagtgatgtttcttttttttgtttggttttttgaATAACTTTGATGGCAGCAATGTTGGTGGCTCTCATCTATTTCTGTGCAAGTAGGATTAAGGCTTAATCAGCTGATGAAATTTGCTCTGCTGTAAAATGTCTGTCTAGTGTTAATTTGTCCATGAAATTGAAATGTGCCCCGTAAATGTCCCCTCCGTGATCCACTAGACAAGGTAATCCAGTTTTACTacctgtctttgtgctgctcCTATTTAAGATGTGTCGTTTTAATAGCTGGCATGCAAAAAACTTCATAAAACCCCAGCTAACATAAAGGTGAATATGAGCCTCATCAGTGCTGTCAAACCACAATTTTCTGACTCAACTGTGAGCATGTTCATACAAACAAGATAGGATTTTTTACAGCTTCTGGCAGCAAACATGCACAACTCCTGAGCAGTGGAGTTAAGTTAAGATTAAACCTCAtttaagcatgtgtgtgagcagtgtgaCTATAACCATGTTAAACTGTAATTCTTCTGCAGCGGTCTTCCTGATGGCGTGGAGACTGACATCATAGCAACCATCAAGAAAACCTTCAACTTCAGCCAGAGCGATGCCATCCATCTCTTTCAGACTCTGATGGAGTGCATGAAGAGCAAAGAACTGGTACATTCATGCACATTGAATTTTTGAATCACTTAATTTTAATTGCTTTCATGCACTTCTTATCATTcatgttctgttttctttgcaaatgtCAGAGTCATTTAATAAACTTCctgaaaaccaaacacaaatgCTTCAGGAGAAGTGCAGCTTTCGCCTAAATGAAACAATGGAAACATTACTTGTACTAAACTCTACTCTACTCTCTACTCTACTATCAttgtactgtgctgtactgtgcTATCATTGATATCAGCTAATGGgcccactgtttgtttttattaactgATACATCACAAACTCTTGAAACATCTGGAGAATGTGTATGGGAAAGGTTGATAAATGTTATCTTGTTTCTTTCAAAACAGATCACTGTATTTCACATCAGCTCTGAGGAGCACCAGGACATTGATGTAGCCATTCTCAGGGCTTTACTCCAAGGTTAGTAGATGACTTCTGTCAGAAGCTTTTTCCCTCATAGTCGCACAAAGTTGATTCAGTCTATTCTTATGCTGATGTTGTTGGCATTGTGAGATTAAGATTTCAAGactttgcagtgttttcatggGATATACATATGCTTTGAGAACAGAGTTCCCCCTGTGTGACCTTCTCTGTGCTCCTGAGGAGATCATGTTGCCTGCATTCACAGGGCCTCCTTATTCCAACACTGTCTGACCCTTAGCTGCATGTCTCAATCTTATTCCTCGTCATCTCCACAGTCAGTCTAGTTAGTCTGTTCAACAGAGAAGACATTCAACAGAGTCATTTCtactttgttttcattatgcTGCAGAGGGTCTCtagtttttaaattttgtaTGAGTGCATTAATAAGAAGTACACTCTTGAACTCTGACCAGCTGAGATGTAAACTCTTGCATTCTTCATTCCACCTGAAACAGGGGTGTTGTGCTGATTGGAGGTGGGTGCAACAACCCTCTGCTGTTCATCCTCATTCCAGTTTATTTAGACAAAAGCGAGGAatttgtgtgtgactgcagctgaTCGGTAGACTGGAGAAATGGGTTCAGATGCCCAAAAGATAAAGTGACTGACAAATATTTGCCTGAGTTGGCATTTGCAATCACAGCCAGTCATTTT is a window of Pempheris klunzingeri isolate RE-2024b chromosome 1, fPemKlu1.hap1, whole genome shotgun sequence DNA encoding:
- the trpm7 gene encoding transient receptor potential cation channel subfamily M member 7 isoform X3, coding for MSQKPWIESTFTKRECVYILPVSKDPHRCLPGCQICQQLVRCCCGRLVRQHVGFTASLAMKYSDVKLGENPNLSLPAVEEWSVEKHTEASPTDAYGVVNFQGGSHSYRAKYVRLSHDSRPESILRLMLKEWHMELPKILISVHGGVQNFELHPRIKQVVGKGLIKAAVTTGAWILTGGVNTGVAKHVGDALKEHCSRSSKKICTIGIAPWGVIENRNDLIGRDIIAPYQTLLNPLSKLNVLNNLHSHFLLVDDGTVGKYGAEVKLRRDLEKHINLQRIHARIGQGVPVVALIFEGGPNVILTVLEYLQESPPVPVVVCEGTGRAADILAYVHKQTEDGGGLPDGVETDIIATIKKTFNFSQSDAIHLFQTLMECMKSKELITVFHISSEEHQDIDVAILRALLQGTNASAFDQLVLTLAWDRVDIAKNHVFVYGQQLLVSSLEQAMLDALVMDRVDFVKLLIENGVSMHRFLTISRLEELYNTKQPTNNPTLLHLVRDVKQSHLPPNYKITLIDVGLVIEYLMGGTYRCNYTRKRFRIIYNNLHGNNRRSGRHTAGPGSHLRKSHESFSMQADKKEKTRHNHFIKTAQPYKPKLESATEQNKKRSKEEIVDIDDPETRRFPYPFNELLVWAVLMKRQKMSLFFWQHGEENMAKALVACKLCRSMGYEAKKSDVVDDTSEELKEYSNEFGTLAVDLLEESFRQDETMAMKLLTYELKNWSNSTCLKLAVSSHLRPFVAHTCTQMLLSDMWMGRLNMRKNSW
- the trpm7 gene encoding transient receptor potential cation channel subfamily M member 7 isoform X4, with the protein product MSQKPWIESTFTKRECVYILPVSKDPHRCLPGCQICQQLVRCCCGRLVRQHVGFTASLAMKYSDVKLGENPNLSLPAVEEWSVEKHTEASPTDAYGVVNFQGGSHSYRAKYVRLSHDSRPESILRLMLKEWHMELPKILISVHGGVQNFELHPRIKQVVGKGLIKAAVTTGAWILTGGVNTGVAKHVGDALKEHCSRSSKKICTIGIAPWGVIENRNDLIGRDIIAPYQTLLNPLSKLNVLNNLHSHFLLVDDGTVGKYGAEVKLRRDLEKHINLQRIHARIGQGVPVVALIFEGGPNVILTVLEYLQESPPVPVVVCEGTGRAADILAYVHKQTEDGGGLPDGVETDIIATIKKTFNFSQSDAIHLFQTLMECMKSKELITVFHISSEEHQDIDVAILRALLQGTNASAFDQLVLTLAWDRVDIAKNHVFV